A genomic stretch from Limnobacter thiooxidans includes:
- a CDS encoding CBS domain-containing protein gives MQVKEVLRVKGNTLFTVTPETHLSDCVVTMADHDVGSLVVMDKGELVGIVTFREVIRVLAKRQKEHRTGPTPPVAEIVVQEVMNPSPTVATLDMEVDNLRKLMLENHQRYLPVMDGNTLCGVISFHDVAKAVLEEQGFENKMLKGYIRDWPMEESSN, from the coding sequence ATGCAAGTCAAAGAAGTCCTGCGAGTCAAAGGCAATACCCTTTTCACGGTTACTCCCGAAACACATCTCTCTGATTGCGTGGTTACGATGGCCGATCACGACGTGGGTTCTCTTGTCGTGATGGACAAAGGCGAGTTGGTTGGCATCGTGACTTTCCGGGAGGTCATTCGAGTGTTGGCCAAGCGCCAGAAAGAGCACAGAACAGGACCGACACCGCCGGTTGCAGAAATTGTCGTGCAGGAAGTGATGAATCCTTCCCCCACCGTGGCAACACTGGACATGGAAGTAGACAATCTGCGCAAGTTGATGCTGGAAAACCACCAGCGTTACCTGCCTGTCATGGATGGCAACACCCTGTGTGGCGTGATTTCTTTCCATGACGTGGCCAAGGCGGTGCTGGAGGAGCAGGGTTTCGAGAACAAGATGCTCAAAGGCTATATCCGTGACTGGCCCATGGAAGAAAGCAGTAACTAA
- a CDS encoding FAD-dependent oxidoreductase translates to MRKRVAIIGAGMSGLACARELVQHGHEVILFEKSRGPGGRMPTRWLNREIDPPLGFDHGTQYFQASSPAFVRLVQAAQEAGAVAPWTGHVVDLAYGVSSPHSSTTTRWVGTPGMASLARFMAHGLDLRLQSRVAGIVRQNQFYQLTLHMADGTVRVESGFDAVVCAVPAEQVVPLFADINPSLANMAADVKSNVTWSVMLTPREAIKVEFDGAFVVDSPLGWICRDSSKPGRAMGDRWMLQATADWSRLHQDYTAEEAGKMLLDVFCNVTGQLVEEPLSVTAHRWLYSLPSNPLGLPCYFDEANLLGACGDWLTGARVEDAFLSGHTLGNQLLNELEGTFIQ, encoded by the coding sequence GTGAGAAAGCGAGTTGCAATTATTGGCGCGGGCATGTCGGGTTTGGCTTGCGCGCGCGAATTGGTTCAACATGGCCATGAGGTGATTCTTTTTGAGAAAAGCCGTGGCCCAGGCGGCAGAATGCCAACACGCTGGCTGAATCGGGAGATTGATCCACCACTTGGCTTTGATCATGGCACACAGTACTTTCAGGCCTCATCGCCGGCCTTTGTTCGCTTGGTACAGGCCGCACAGGAGGCTGGTGCAGTGGCACCTTGGACGGGCCATGTGGTCGATCTGGCTTATGGTGTATCTTCCCCGCATTCCAGTACCACCACGCGTTGGGTGGGTACGCCCGGCATGGCCAGTCTGGCCCGGTTTATGGCGCATGGGCTCGACCTTCGCCTGCAGAGCAGGGTGGCCGGGATAGTTCGACAAAATCAGTTTTACCAGTTGACATTGCACATGGCAGACGGCACCGTACGTGTCGAGTCCGGTTTTGATGCGGTGGTGTGCGCTGTGCCTGCCGAGCAGGTTGTGCCTTTGTTTGCTGACATCAATCCCTCCCTTGCAAACATGGCCGCGGACGTGAAATCCAATGTGACCTGGTCGGTGATGTTGACTCCGCGTGAAGCGATCAAAGTGGAATTCGACGGTGCATTCGTGGTGGACAGTCCGCTGGGCTGGATTTGTCGTGACTCCTCCAAGCCTGGCCGTGCCATGGGTGACCGCTGGATGTTGCAGGCCACCGCGGATTGGTCCCGTTTGCACCAGGATTACACTGCCGAGGAAGCAGGCAAAATGCTTCTGGATGTATTTTGTAATGTCACCGGGCAACTGGTTGAAGAACCACTGTCGGTGACCGCACACCGCTGGCTGTATTCTCTGCCGTCTAACCCTTTGGGCTTGCCTTGTTATTTTGACGAGGCGAATTTGCTGGGGGCCTGTGGAGATTGGCTCACCGGCGCTCGGGTAGAGGATGCATTTTTGAGCGGTCACACCTTGGGCAATCAGCTGTTGAATGAGCTCGAAGGCACATTCATTCAGTAG
- a CDS encoding Mpo1-like protein has product MPKTGNRFQTFADFYPFYLAEHNNLICRRLHFVGSTIALICLFKLVTTGQPIWFLYGLLVGYAFAWVGHFFFEKNRPATFKYPLYSFMGDWVMYKDIWTRKIPF; this is encoded by the coding sequence ATGCCAAAAACAGGAAACAGATTTCAAACTTTCGCCGATTTTTACCCTTTTTACCTGGCGGAACACAACAACCTGATCTGCCGCAGACTGCATTTCGTGGGCTCAACGATCGCCCTGATCTGCCTGTTCAAACTGGTCACCACGGGTCAACCGATCTGGTTCCTGTACGGCTTGTTGGTGGGGTATGCTTTTGCCTGGGTGGGCCACTTCTTTTTTGAGAAGAACCGCCCAGCCACCTTCAAGTATCCGCTTTACAGCTTCATGGGTGACTGGGTGATGTACAAGGACATCTGGACCCGCAAAATTCCGTTCTGA